The proteins below come from a single Felis catus isolate Fca126 chromosome A1, F.catus_Fca126_mat1.0, whole genome shotgun sequence genomic window:
- the FTMT gene encoding ferritin, mitochondrial has protein sequence MPPCFLFLSKQISSSLVSLRSARRGFALRPLWVSWRPSGPQPAAPRRPLAAATSSRDPAGPTSAPSRVRQNFHPDSEAAINRQINLELYASYVYLSMAYYFSRDDVALNNFASYFLRQSQEETQHAEKLMRLQNQRGGRICLQDIKKPDLDDWESGLNAMECALLLEKNVNQSLLELHTLASDKGDPHLCDFLETHYLNEQVKSIKELGDHVQNLVKMGAPASGLAEYLFDKHTLGNESDHN, from the coding sequence ATGCCGCCCTGTTTCTTGTTCCTCTCTAAGCAGATCAGCAGTTCGCTGGTGTCCCTGCGCAGCGCGCGCCGAGGCTTCGCGCTCCGACCGCTCTGGGTCTCCTGGCGCCCCTCGGGTCCCCagcccgccgccccccgccgcccgctGGCCGCAGCCACCTCCTCCCGGGACCCTGCCGGGCCCACCTCCGCCCCCTCCCGGGTGCGGCAGAACTTCCACCCGGACTCCGAGGCCGCCATCAACCGCCAGATCAACCTGGAGCTCTATGCGTCCTATGTGTACTTGTCTATGGCCTATTACTTCTCCCGAGATGACGTGGCCCTGAACAACTTCGCCAGTTATTTCCTTCGTCAGTCTCAGGAGGAGACCCAGCACGCCGAGAAGCTGATGAGGCTGCAGAACCAGCGGGGAGGCCGGATCTGCCTGCAGGACATCAAGAAACCTGACCTGGACGACTGGGAGAGCGGGCTGAATGCCATGGAGTGTGCGCTGCTCTTGGAAAAGAATGTGAACCAGTCGTTGCTCGAATTGCACACTCTGGCCTCAGACAAAGGTGACCCCCATTTGTGCGACTTCCTGGAAACTCACTATTTGAATGAACAGGTGAAATCGATCAAAGAACTAGGTGACCACGTGCAAAACTTGGTTAAGATGGGGGCCCCGGCTTCTGGCCTTGCAGAGTACCTCTTTGACAAGCACACCCTTGGAAATGAAAGCGATCACAACTAA